In the Terriglobales bacterium genome, one interval contains:
- a CDS encoding DUF4149 domain-containing protein: protein MALFRFAMLLALVVWIGGIIFFAFILAPTVFSVLPTRHLAGQVVNRSLHLLHWTGIVSGIVFLAASMSYSATTLGSAHPAALKHALVYLMIALTVISLFVVSAKMDALRTSMGIIDDVPPSDARRIEFNRLHHWSTRLEGAVLLLGLATLYLTARQLQ from the coding sequence ATGGCTCTGTTTCGTTTCGCTATGCTCCTCGCTCTGGTTGTTTGGATTGGCGGCATCATCTTTTTCGCCTTCATCCTCGCTCCCACCGTGTTTTCGGTTCTGCCGACGCGCCATCTTGCGGGACAAGTGGTGAACCGCTCTCTCCATCTGCTGCACTGGACCGGTATCGTCTCAGGCATAGTCTTCCTCGCCGCTTCGATGTCCTACTCCGCAACGACCCTGGGGTCGGCCCATCCTGCAGCGCTAAAACACGCCTTGGTGTATCTCATGATCGCGCTCACTGTAATCTCGCTCTTTGTCGTATCGGCAAAGATGGATGCCCTGCGCACCAGCATGGGCATTATCGACGACGTTCCCCCCAGCGATGCCCGCCGCATCGAGTTCAATCGCTTGCATCACTGGTCAACCCGCCTGGAAGGCGCGGTTCTTCTGCTCGGACTCGCCACTCTTTACCTGACCGCCCGCCAGCTCCAATGA
- the malQ gene encoding 4-alpha-glucanotransferase, whose amino-acid sequence MKFPRSSGILLHITSLPGPDGIGDLGPAAYHFADFLAESSQSIWQVLPVNPTGYGDSPYQCFSAFAGNPLLIDLAQLQPQGLLTPSPPPPFSCYIDYGTVINYKLAELRRAAEAFLSLPSHPLRGDFELFCRTHSAWLDDYALFMACKDAHHGAMWSEWDPPLRRRDPDALRHARSRYSRELEVFKFCQFIFFRQWQALKAYCQKLKIRIMGDIPIYVAHDSADVWAHPELFHLNQNGKPTVVAGVPPDYFSATGQLWGNPIYRWDVLAASGYSWWIDRFRASLRLFDIVRLDHFRGFEAYWEIPGGSPTAQTGRWVKGPGSALFRALQSELGDLPILAENLGVITPEVEAIRHEFGFPGMSLLQFAFGTDPQGPSFRPHNYSRDLVAYTGGHDNDTTVGWWTSSGSQDSTRSSDDVRREREFAKAYLGFDTQPVNWVFIRAVLASVAGIGMIPLQDVLALGSEARMNLPGSLSGNWRWRYQAGDLTSELSHRLKVLSATYDR is encoded by the coding sequence GTGAAATTTCCTCGCTCGAGCGGCATCCTGCTTCACATCACATCCTTGCCAGGACCGGATGGCATCGGTGACCTCGGCCCGGCCGCCTACCACTTCGCTGATTTCCTGGCAGAGTCCAGCCAGAGCATCTGGCAGGTGTTGCCTGTAAATCCCACCGGCTACGGCGACTCTCCTTACCAGTGCTTTTCCGCATTCGCTGGGAATCCCTTGCTCATCGACTTGGCCCAACTCCAACCTCAGGGACTGCTCACTCCCTCGCCGCCTCCGCCATTTTCCTGCTACATCGATTACGGCACGGTCATCAACTACAAACTTGCGGAACTTCGCCGTGCAGCCGAGGCTTTCCTCTCCCTCCCATCGCATCCTCTGCGCGGCGACTTCGAACTCTTCTGCCGCACTCATTCTGCCTGGCTCGATGACTACGCTCTCTTCATGGCCTGCAAGGACGCTCATCACGGCGCCATGTGGTCAGAGTGGGACCCACCGCTTCGCCGGCGTGATCCGGATGCGCTCCGCCATGCACGCTCTCGCTACTCCCGCGAACTCGAGGTTTTCAAATTCTGCCAATTCATATTTTTCCGCCAATGGCAGGCGCTGAAAGCCTACTGTCAGAAACTCAAGATTCGCATCATGGGTGACATTCCCATTTACGTTGCCCATGACAGCGCCGACGTCTGGGCGCATCCGGAGCTCTTCCATCTGAACCAAAATGGCAAGCCTACTGTAGTCGCCGGCGTCCCGCCCGATTACTTCAGTGCTACCGGCCAGCTCTGGGGAAATCCCATTTATCGCTGGGATGTGCTTGCTGCCTCCGGGTACAGCTGGTGGATCGATCGCTTCCGCGCGTCGCTGCGCCTCTTCGATATCGTCCGACTTGATCACTTCCGGGGATTTGAAGCCTACTGGGAAATTCCTGGCGGCTCGCCAACCGCACAGACCGGCCGATGGGTCAAGGGACCCGGATCCGCCCTGTTTCGCGCTCTGCAGTCCGAGCTGGGCGATCTGCCGATCCTCGCAGAAAACCTTGGCGTCATCACCCCTGAGGTTGAGGCCATTCGCCACGAATTCGGCTTCCCGGGCATGAGCCTGCTCCAGTTTGCTTTCGGCACCGATCCGCAGGGGCCATCTTTCCGCCCCCACAATTATTCGCGCGACCTGGTCGCCTACACCGGTGGGCACGACAACGACACCACCGTGGGATGGTGGACCAGCTCCGGCTCCCAGGACAGCACTCGCAGCTCCGACGATGTGCGCCGCGAGCGCGAATTCGCCAAAGCCTATCTTGGGTTCGATACTCAGCCGGTCAATTGGGTCTTCATCCGTGCCGTCCTCGCGTCAGTGGCCGGGATTGGAATGATTCCTCTGCAGGATGTCCTCGCTCTGGGTAGCGAGGCTCGCATGAATTTGCCCGGATCGCTTAGCGGAAACTGGAGATGGCGCTATCAGGCAGGAGATCTTACCAGTGAGCTGAGCCATCGCCTCAAAGTTCTTAGCGCCACCTACGATCGCTGA
- the treS gene encoding maltose alpha-D-glucosyltransferase — MLETPPRTVTGSKGAGSALQVQPDALWYKDAIIYQVHVRTFCDSNADGIGDFRGLAQRLDYLQNVGITAIWLMPFFPSPLRDDGYDISDYQSVHPSYGTLDDFKSFLTGAHERGMRVLIEMVLNHTSDQHPWFLESRSSRDNPKRDWYVWNDTDTKYRGVRIIFLDTEMSNWAWDTISKQYYWHRFFSHQPDLNYDNPAVREEMWNVMKFWLEIGVDGFRLDAVPYLVEREGTSCENLPETHAVIREFRARLDKEYPGRMLLAEANQWPADLRAYFAEGEEFHMAFHFPLMPRMFMGLKLEDRKPISEILQQTPAIPSSCQWALFLRNHDELTLEMVTDIERDYMYDVYARDKTMRLNLGIRRRLAPLLENDRRRIELMNGMLLSMPGTPIIYYGDEIGMGDNIYLGDRNGVRTPMQWNGGWNAGFSAADPESLYSPLILNPVYGYQAVNVESQKRSEHSLLSWTQRIIKVRRSSQVFGRGSIEFLYPANHRVLAYVRQLGNDTVLVVNNLSSSAQAVELDLRRYKGSILIEMFGRNIFPRIGELPYLLTMGPYQFYWFRLRRL; from the coding sequence ATGCTGGAAACCCCTCCAAGAACAGTGACGGGATCCAAAGGCGCAGGAAGTGCATTGCAGGTCCAGCCGGATGCACTTTGGTACAAGGATGCGATTATTTACCAGGTTCACGTGCGCACGTTCTGCGACAGCAATGCCGATGGAATTGGCGATTTTCGGGGACTGGCACAAAGGTTGGACTACCTACAGAACGTGGGGATAACAGCCATCTGGTTGATGCCCTTTTTCCCTTCACCGCTGCGGGACGATGGTTATGACATCTCCGACTACCAATCGGTTCACCCGAGTTATGGAACGCTGGATGATTTCAAGAGCTTCCTGACCGGTGCGCATGAACGCGGGATGCGGGTGCTTATCGAGATGGTGCTGAACCACACCTCGGATCAGCACCCGTGGTTTCTGGAATCTCGCAGCTCGCGCGACAACCCCAAACGAGATTGGTATGTGTGGAACGACACCGATACCAAGTATCGCGGGGTGCGGATCATTTTTCTCGACACGGAGATGTCGAACTGGGCGTGGGATACGATCTCCAAGCAGTATTACTGGCATCGCTTTTTCAGTCACCAGCCTGACCTGAACTACGACAATCCCGCAGTTCGAGAAGAAATGTGGAACGTGATGAAGTTCTGGCTGGAGATCGGTGTAGACGGTTTCCGGTTGGACGCAGTTCCGTATCTGGTGGAGCGCGAAGGGACCAGCTGCGAGAACTTGCCCGAAACTCACGCCGTGATTCGCGAGTTTCGTGCGAGGCTGGACAAAGAATATCCGGGAAGAATGCTGCTGGCAGAGGCCAACCAGTGGCCCGCCGATCTGCGAGCGTACTTTGCCGAAGGGGAAGAGTTTCACATGGCCTTCCATTTCCCGCTGATGCCGCGAATGTTCATGGGGCTGAAGCTGGAAGACCGCAAGCCGATCAGCGAAATTCTGCAGCAGACGCCGGCCATTCCCTCCTCCTGCCAATGGGCGTTGTTTCTCCGCAATCATGATGAACTGACTCTGGAGATGGTGACTGACATCGAGCGCGACTATATGTACGACGTGTATGCGCGCGACAAGACGATGCGGCTGAACCTGGGGATCCGGCGGCGTTTGGCGCCGCTGCTGGAGAACGATCGCCGCCGCATCGAACTGATGAATGGCATGCTGTTGTCGATGCCGGGGACGCCAATTATCTACTACGGTGACGAAATCGGGATGGGTGACAACATCTATCTCGGCGACCGTAATGGTGTGCGTACGCCAATGCAGTGGAATGGAGGGTGGAACGCGGGCTTTTCCGCCGCGGATCCGGAGAGTCTCTACTCCCCGTTGATTTTGAATCCCGTTTACGGTTACCAGGCCGTGAACGTGGAATCGCAGAAGCGGTCGGAGCATTCGCTGCTCTCCTGGACGCAACGGATCATAAAAGTGCGACGCTCTTCGCAGGTATTCGGGCGGGGATCGATTGAGTTTCTATATCCGGCCAACCACCGGGTGCTGGCCTACGTGCGGCAGTTGGGCAACGACACGGTGCTGGTGGTAAACAACCTGTCGAGCTCGGCACAAGCCGTGGAACTGGATCTGCGGCGGTACAAGGGGAGCATTTTGATCGAGATGTTCGGAAGAAACATTTTTCCCCGTATTGGTGAGCTGCCATATCTTTTGACTATGGGCCCCTATCAGTTCTATTGGTTCCGCCTGCGGCGGTTGTGA
- a CDS encoding lmo0937 family membrane protein: MSIFTILFIVLILAWLFGFGVFHVAGGLIHILLILAVISLILHFVRGTARTV, encoded by the coding sequence ATGAGCATCTTCACCATTCTGTTCATTGTTTTGATTTTGGCTTGGCTTTTCGGGTTCGGCGTGTTCCACGTCGCCGGTGGGTTGATTCACATCCTGCTGATCCTTGCGGTGATCTCTCTAATCCTGCACTTTGTTCGGGGAACTGCCAGGACGGTTTAG
- a CDS encoding CsbD family protein: MWDQMEGKWKQMKGAVKEKWGKLTNDDLDVIAGKKDQLIGKIQERYGITRAEAERQVSDWKVPAGRVPETDVERHRVG; the protein is encoded by the coding sequence ATGTGGGACCAGATGGAAGGTAAGTGGAAGCAAATGAAAGGCGCTGTGAAGGAAAAATGGGGCAAGCTCACCAATGATGACCTTGATGTGATTGCCGGAAAGAAAGACCAACTGATTGGGAAAATCCAGGAGAGGTACGGGATTACGCGAGCGGAGGCGGAGCGTCAGGTGAGCGATTGGAAGGTGCCTGCCGGACGCGTGCCTGAAACCGACGTAGAACGACACAGAGTAGGGTAG
- a CDS encoding glycosyltransferase family 39 protein encodes MSARVRKYVELVFASVVLICALVNLFGSVARARVSYQLNYEEGNILNTADRILQGLSPYPDPHGWPSVINPYGPIPYYLVSAVVRIWGLSFFPSRLLIVLCTCLIAIVIAALVRRWGGSWLAGIAFAALYLCDPVVQDWTGLLRVDLIALLFTLAGLFVFATQPRRWWPSALLFVAALFCKYTMLAAPAACVTWLLFQHDWRGALRAVVFASVLSVAAFAVIQWATHSWFAFYMFHTHPDPFLLRQYLDGIADAAKGNALLLVLCAVLLVHDLRLRRPSVPLLYLLFSVIGAVTMGKAGSDTNHLLELTAATCLAAGAVWSVLWEIPAPKPRWAATALALLLAILAIRHATEVGFEGPYPGCEPAYAFVRAHPGKNFLSENLGAVVMAHHPLLISNPFVYTQLVEYGGWSDQSLQQQIRDPYYDLIIMNTEPAQEWSDEVIAALREHYVPVAHFNCELAEQMWEPMRPVEKRP; translated from the coding sequence GTGTCAGCCCGAGTTCGGAAGTATGTTGAGCTAGTATTCGCGTCTGTCGTCCTGATCTGCGCTCTCGTCAATCTCTTCGGTTCCGTTGCGCGAGCGCGCGTCTCGTATCAGCTCAACTATGAAGAAGGCAACATCCTCAACACCGCCGACCGTATTCTCCAGGGCCTTTCTCCCTATCCCGATCCTCACGGATGGCCGAGTGTCATCAATCCTTACGGTCCTATTCCCTACTATCTCGTTTCTGCGGTCGTGCGGATCTGGGGTCTTTCCTTTTTCCCTTCCCGGCTGTTGATCGTACTTTGTACTTGCCTGATCGCGATTGTGATCGCTGCCCTGGTACGGCGCTGGGGAGGCTCATGGCTGGCAGGAATAGCTTTTGCCGCCCTTTACCTCTGCGACCCGGTAGTACAAGACTGGACTGGCTTGTTGCGTGTCGACTTGATTGCCTTGCTATTCACTTTGGCGGGCTTGTTTGTCTTCGCCACTCAACCGCGGCGGTGGTGGCCGTCCGCCTTGCTTTTTGTTGCCGCCCTCTTCTGCAAATACACCATGCTCGCCGCCCCTGCCGCCTGCGTAACCTGGCTTCTGTTTCAACACGACTGGCGCGGCGCTTTGCGCGCCGTGGTATTCGCCTCTGTTCTCTCCGTAGCTGCTTTCGCTGTGATTCAGTGGGCCACGCACAGTTGGTTCGCTTTCTACATGTTCCACACCCACCCTGATCCCTTCCTCCTGCGCCAATACCTTGACGGCATCGCCGATGCGGCAAAAGGAAATGCGTTGCTCCTCGTGCTTTGCGCCGTGCTTCTCGTGCACGACTTGCGTCTACGGAGACCCTCGGTGCCGCTGCTCTATCTGTTGTTTTCTGTAATTGGCGCAGTCACGATGGGAAAGGCTGGCTCTGACACCAATCACCTGCTGGAATTGACCGCTGCCACTTGTCTGGCAGCCGGTGCCGTCTGGAGTGTGCTCTGGGAGATTCCAGCACCCAAACCGCGCTGGGCAGCCACTGCGCTGGCGTTGCTGCTCGCCATTCTAGCCATTCGTCATGCCACCGAAGTGGGATTCGAGGGACCTTACCCGGGCTGCGAGCCCGCGTACGCCTTCGTGCGCGCGCATCCCGGTAAGAATTTTCTGTCTGAGAACCTCGGGGCCGTCGTGATGGCTCATCACCCACTCTTGATTTCCAACCCCTTCGTCTACACGCAGCTTGTTGAATACGGCGGCTGGTCCGACCAGTCTCTTCAGCAGCAAATCCGCGATCCCTATTACGACCTGATCATCATGAATACGGAACCTGCGCAGGAGTGGTCGGACGAAGTGATCGCAGCCTTGCGCGAGCATTACGTCCCGGTGGCACACTTCAACTGTGAATTAGCGGAACAGATGTGGGAGCCGATGCGTCCAGTCGAGAAGCGCCCTTGA
- a CDS encoding PilZ domain-containing protein has product MANFPNPHGQVRAPRVHLSHPKPVRLAVEGKRMQGMLLKVSLTGGLVEIGKPIGNGSFGEVVLDSADGPIRGLVEFLRPDRKATAQGFRFVALEDEDHHRLSDLLRGMRTS; this is encoded by the coding sequence ATGGCTAATTTCCCCAATCCCCATGGCCAAGTGCGGGCTCCCCGCGTCCATCTTTCACATCCCAAACCGGTACGTCTGGCAGTGGAAGGCAAGCGCATGCAAGGAATGCTGCTGAAGGTATCCCTGACTGGCGGCCTGGTCGAAATTGGCAAGCCGATCGGAAACGGCAGTTTTGGCGAAGTAGTGCTGGATAGCGCCGATGGCCCGATCCGCGGGTTAGTCGAGTTTCTGCGGCCCGATCGCAAAGCCACCGCCCAAGGGTTTCGGTTTGTCGCCTTGGAAGATGAAGACCATCACCGGTTGAGCGATCTGCTTCGCGGCATGCGGACAAGCTGA
- a CDS encoding TonB family protein gives MPETAPEKMETVSYAQQRNSQRREKIVDQHLIKAKMGGAGEALVIDLSETGMGVQLMIPIQPGSKLTVDFELPGNAGHVRADAQVVWSNAARRAGIRFLRMSDPTRDRLKRWLDPLRASAASKSAGEGSAAAPTREFSDLLEHIQQHKLDVNSGLALVLERASQITGATGAAIATGTPNAAICRASLGDAPEVGSPIRSTSGLTSDCFRTRQTLRCDDAQNDRRLDPQVCRQLNLRSAVLVPLFSDDHGQNLAGVLEVFSSKAKAFSDEHMAKLETLAEIASSVAFGITRPSDSKAASNAGSTVELDLTDALQSASAGNGGSNPTASVTLISEEELEKLLNPFISGLELSAVAPQSASASQAPRPEDLGDDPLALEQLKSPASSKPAPPAPPSPPVTARVNPVEIPNKAAESAVLTLRPEPEIKPQALKPEPKVQEATKKPEFSAPPPRPVASSTLNRDSKPAFDPRTVVAARSATLSGNNREITSSVFPKTAPVKAPVPIKPAAPVTGSGKDQDKTKEQDKTKDLATLEFKPFEPVKREEAIVPVAEGMAITPPLATSNKSVAEFSWTPSLASETSGQSPIRWFAGAAVLIVVAGTAWFFAGRAAKPAAQPEARAVLGPPMTPPEIPAPTPQSTTPAPTTAAQSAAPTGASSSPLPTAHSTPNSAPPSAPSSSAQPKSSARVVTSELNQPTPAATQTSSNTTPALKTAPAATAKTPAAVPEAASAMLRDAEPAQTSVTRPIHVPSNKPAVSASEASPAVAPEPVPQSNAIASLTLPSMAAQPSLAKPRQSEGLTGGAIIYRIEPRYPAMAKASKLEGEVVLTASVSASGKVEKVSRVSGNPVLADAAIEAVKQWRYEPFKLNGVPTASDTTVRVKFSRPQ, from the coding sequence ATGCCAGAAACAGCGCCGGAAAAAATGGAAACCGTCTCTTACGCGCAGCAGCGCAACAGTCAGCGCCGGGAAAAAATTGTCGATCAACACTTGATCAAAGCCAAAATGGGCGGAGCCGGGGAGGCCCTGGTCATTGACCTCAGCGAAACCGGAATGGGAGTTCAACTCATGATTCCCATTCAGCCCGGCAGTAAGCTTACCGTCGATTTCGAACTACCCGGCAACGCTGGCCACGTCCGCGCTGATGCCCAGGTGGTTTGGTCCAATGCCGCCCGCCGCGCCGGCATTCGCTTCTTGCGGATGTCCGATCCCACTCGTGATCGCCTCAAGCGTTGGCTTGACCCCCTCCGCGCTTCTGCCGCCAGCAAGAGCGCAGGCGAGGGTAGCGCGGCTGCCCCTACCCGCGAATTTTCTGACCTGCTCGAGCACATCCAACAACATAAACTTGATGTGAACTCCGGCCTGGCCTTGGTCCTGGAGCGCGCCTCTCAGATCACCGGTGCTACTGGAGCGGCCATCGCTACCGGAACGCCAAACGCGGCCATATGCCGCGCCAGCCTCGGGGATGCTCCGGAGGTCGGCTCTCCCATTCGCTCCACCTCCGGTCTCACCTCTGATTGTTTCCGCACTCGTCAGACTCTGCGCTGCGATGATGCGCAAAACGACCGTCGCCTTGACCCGCAAGTTTGCCGCCAACTGAACCTGCGTTCCGCAGTGTTGGTGCCTCTGTTCTCCGACGACCACGGCCAGAATCTGGCTGGCGTGCTCGAAGTCTTCTCCTCCAAAGCCAAGGCTTTTTCCGATGAACACATGGCCAAGCTGGAGACCCTGGCAGAAATAGCATCCTCTGTGGCCTTCGGCATAACCCGCCCATCAGATTCCAAGGCGGCCTCAAATGCCGGCAGCACCGTGGAACTCGATCTCACTGATGCTTTGCAATCCGCGTCTGCCGGCAATGGCGGTAGCAATCCCACGGCATCTGTAACTCTCATCAGCGAAGAGGAATTGGAAAAGCTGCTTAATCCTTTTATCTCCGGCTTGGAGCTCTCTGCGGTGGCCCCACAATCTGCTTCCGCCTCGCAGGCTCCACGTCCGGAGGATCTCGGCGATGATCCCCTCGCGCTGGAACAACTAAAGTCACCCGCCAGCAGCAAGCCCGCACCCCCTGCGCCGCCATCACCGCCGGTTACTGCGCGGGTCAATCCGGTTGAAATCCCCAACAAGGCCGCTGAATCTGCTGTCCTGACACTAAGGCCCGAGCCGGAGATTAAGCCGCAAGCTTTGAAACCCGAACCAAAGGTGCAGGAAGCAACGAAGAAGCCAGAATTCTCTGCTCCGCCTCCCAGACCGGTCGCTTCCAGCACACTCAACCGCGACTCCAAACCTGCTTTCGATCCCCGCACGGTTGTGGCTGCCAGGTCTGCGACTCTCTCCGGAAACAACCGTGAAATCACTTCATCGGTCTTCCCCAAGACTGCCCCGGTCAAAGCTCCAGTTCCTATCAAGCCAGCAGCTCCGGTCACTGGATCGGGGAAAGATCAGGACAAAACCAAAGAGCAAGATAAAACCAAAGACCTCGCAACTCTCGAGTTCAAACCCTTCGAACCCGTCAAGCGCGAAGAAGCAATCGTCCCCGTTGCCGAGGGAATGGCGATCACTCCGCCCCTTGCCACTTCAAACAAGTCGGTGGCCGAGTTCTCCTGGACGCCCTCATTGGCTTCTGAGACTTCCGGCCAAAGTCCAATTCGTTGGTTCGCTGGCGCCGCTGTACTGATTGTGGTCGCCGGAACGGCCTGGTTCTTTGCCGGCCGAGCCGCTAAGCCCGCTGCCCAACCCGAGGCTCGTGCTGTTCTGGGACCACCCATGACTCCTCCGGAAATTCCGGCGCCCACTCCCCAATCCACCACTCCTGCGCCAACGACAGCCGCGCAGTCGGCTGCGCCAACCGGAGCATCCTCATCCCCGCTGCCAACTGCTCACAGCACGCCGAATTCTGCGCCGCCCTCTGCGCCCTCCAGTTCCGCTCAACCTAAGTCTTCAGCGCGCGTGGTAACTTCGGAGCTGAACCAACCCACTCCGGCCGCGACCCAAACATCGTCAAATACAACTCCGGCGCTCAAGACAGCACCGGCCGCAACTGCCAAAACCCCCGCAGCTGTTCCGGAGGCTGCCAGCGCCATGTTGCGCGATGCCGAACCCGCTCAGACTTCCGTGACACGCCCCATTCATGTTCCCAGTAACAAGCCTGCGGTTTCTGCTTCGGAAGCATCACCTGCGGTCGCACCAGAGCCCGTTCCGCAAAGCAATGCCATCGCATCCTTGACCCTGCCTTCCATGGCCGCCCAACCTTCTTTGGCAAAGCCACGCCAATCAGAAGGCCTGACCGGGGGTGCAATCATTTACAGAATCGAGCCCAGGTATCCGGCAATGGCGAAGGCCAGCAAACTGGAAGGGGAGGTCGTACTCACTGCTTCGGTGAGCGCCAGTGGCAAGGTGGAAAAGGTATCGCGAGTCAGTGGGAATCCCGTGCTGGCAGACGCTGCCATCGAGGCTGTGAAGCAGTGGCGCTACGAACCCTTTAAACTGAATGGTGTACCGACGGCTAGTGACACGACCGTACGTGTGAAATTCTCACGGCCACAGTAG
- a CDS encoding antibiotic biosynthesis monooxygenase: protein MVARVTEMIVQPGRAEEFCRLVKTVVIPLLSTQPGFVDCLVMQLEREHRVAVAISLWKAESDAKRYERRLFPRVALVLQPLLETDPVVKMFDLCLTAAGQPAVANRERQSPAAA from the coding sequence ATGGTCGCGCGAGTGACAGAGATGATCGTGCAACCTGGCAGGGCGGAAGAATTTTGCCGGCTGGTGAAGACCGTCGTGATCCCGCTGCTGAGCACACAGCCAGGTTTTGTGGATTGTCTGGTGATGCAACTGGAGAGAGAGCATCGAGTGGCGGTGGCGATCTCGCTATGGAAAGCGGAATCGGACGCAAAGCGCTATGAACGGCGCTTGTTCCCCCGGGTGGCTCTGGTATTGCAGCCGTTGTTAGAGACCGACCCGGTGGTCAAGATGTTTGATCTTTGCCTCACCGCAGCTGGACAACCGGCTGTGGCCAACCGGGAGAGACAGAGTCCGGCTGCCGCTTAG
- a CDS encoding DUF1326 domain-containing protein, with translation MKKFIAGMAIGLLVLVSVSAAQQISGDYLETRSADVYTGQCFANGEVGLTGNEAILAWRVDRGSWKGTPLDGLSVVLAVRANATLGDPYGEPYPAKSVIVVDDQATPQQETALVAFAKHMSGKLSDNVERVITAPVAFEVVRQQAHATAALLRAGNFATVQTRSLNDHDHICGNEVTFYPPLTDTTHAMAAVAVRDEYKGPGLGETWSVSDKRSAFVGTFAR, from the coding sequence GTGAAAAAATTCATTGCAGGAATGGCAATCGGTCTTTTGGTATTGGTGAGTGTGTCGGCTGCGCAGCAAATATCGGGCGACTACCTCGAGACTCGTAGCGCCGACGTGTATACCGGGCAATGCTTTGCCAATGGTGAAGTGGGTTTGACAGGAAATGAAGCGATCCTGGCGTGGCGGGTCGATCGCGGAAGCTGGAAGGGGACGCCGCTGGATGGCCTGAGCGTGGTGCTTGCGGTTCGGGCAAACGCGACGCTAGGAGATCCCTACGGTGAGCCGTACCCTGCAAAATCCGTGATTGTCGTGGATGATCAGGCCACGCCCCAGCAAGAGACCGCGCTGGTGGCGTTCGCAAAGCACATGAGTGGCAAGCTGAGCGATAACGTGGAACGCGTAATCACTGCTCCGGTAGCGTTTGAGGTGGTTCGCCAGCAGGCACATGCCACGGCGGCCCTGCTGCGGGCGGGTAATTTTGCGACGGTCCAGACGCGGTCGCTGAACGATCACGATCACATATGCGGCAACGAGGTTACTTTCTATCCGCCGCTTACAGACACAACCCACGCCATGGCCGCGGTGGCGGTCCGAGATGAGTACAAGGGACCGGGATTGGGCGAGACCTGGTCGGTGAGCGACAAACGCAGCGCTTTTGTGGGGACGTTTGCCCGGTAG
- a CDS encoding FAD binding domain-containing protein: MRAFEYTSPTTKEQAVQLLGSSWSQAEAMAGGTDLLALMKDDVVAPKRVVNLKAIQGMDAIAYTPRAGLKVGALVKLQAFADNADVRKNYPVLANAADDAASPQIRNMASIGGNLCQRPRCWYFRGGFGLLGQDESGKSLVEAGENRYHAILGNDGPAKFVSPSTLAPALITHGASIRIFGPSGAREVPLEKFYVIPKTAADREHDLKPNEIVTEIVIPPPDGMVKSAQYEIRQKQAFDWPLALASVVLKMNGDTIQSARVVLGSVAPVPWVSTEAAQALAGKKLDAAAAEAAGAAAVQNARSLAHNAYKIQLTRVAVRRAVLAAAKGGQA, translated from the coding sequence ATGCGAGCCTTTGAGTACACCTCACCGACAACCAAGGAGCAGGCGGTGCAACTGCTGGGATCGAGTTGGTCGCAGGCGGAAGCAATGGCGGGCGGCACCGATCTTCTGGCGCTAATGAAAGATGATGTGGTCGCGCCCAAGCGAGTGGTGAATCTGAAGGCAATCCAAGGAATGGATGCGATCGCCTATACACCGCGAGCCGGTTTGAAAGTGGGAGCGCTAGTGAAACTGCAAGCGTTCGCGGACAACGCTGATGTGCGAAAGAATTATCCGGTGCTGGCGAATGCAGCGGATGACGCAGCCAGCCCGCAGATCCGCAACATGGCGAGCATTGGCGGGAACCTGTGCCAGCGCCCGCGATGCTGGTATTTCCGGGGCGGATTTGGATTGCTGGGCCAGGATGAAAGTGGCAAATCGTTAGTGGAGGCGGGTGAAAACCGCTATCACGCGATCCTGGGCAATGATGGTCCGGCAAAGTTCGTGAGTCCGTCGACACTGGCACCGGCATTGATTACGCACGGGGCTAGCATTCGGATCTTCGGTCCCAGCGGAGCGCGGGAAGTTCCGCTGGAGAAGTTCTACGTCATTCCGAAGACCGCCGCCGATCGTGAGCACGATTTGAAGCCCAATGAGATCGTAACCGAGATTGTGATTCCGCCTCCAGACGGAATGGTGAAGAGCGCCCAATATGAGATTCGGCAGAAACAGGCGTTTGACTGGCCGCTGGCGCTGGCGTCGGTGGTCCTAAAGATGAATGGGGACACGATTCAATCGGCGCGGGTAGTGTTGGGCTCAGTGGCGCCGGTGCCCTGGGTGTCGACGGAAGCTGCGCAAGCCTTGGCAGGCAAGAAGCTCGATGCAGCCGCTGCCGAAGCGGCGGGAGCGGCAGCGGTGCAGAATGCGCGCTCTCTCGCACATAACGCGTACAAGATCCAGTTGACACGAGTGGCGGTGAGGCGCGCAGTGCTGGCGGCGGCAAAAGGAGGTCAGGCATGA